A genomic region of candidate division KSB1 bacterium contains the following coding sequences:
- a CDS encoding VWA domain-containing protein: MVRFANPEFLALLAVVPLLVLWYLKRQRRASGTIKYSQVGTLKQVGAARTSPWRHSLFVARLLAIVMAIVAFARPQSGRTAQEVTTEGVDIVMALDISTSMLAEDFKPKNRVEAAKEVAAQFIRGRKSDRIGLVVFAGKSFTQCPLTMDYGVLLTFMSQIEPGMIEDGTAIGMGLANAVNRLRQSTAKSKVIILLTDGRNNRGEVDPITAARIARAFKVRVYTIGVGTRGEALYPVQDPFFGKRYVRMPVEIDEDLLKEIARITGGRYFRATDTATLARIYQEIDELEKTKIEVKEYTTYKELFVRFLGVAFAALMVEVVLAHTRFRKIP; this comes from the coding sequence ATGGTGCGCTTTGCCAACCCGGAATTTCTCGCCCTACTGGCCGTCGTGCCGCTGCTGGTTCTGTGGTACCTCAAGCGGCAGCGCCGTGCCTCGGGCACCATAAAGTATTCCCAGGTGGGGACCCTCAAGCAAGTGGGGGCGGCACGCACCTCCCCGTGGCGGCACTCGCTGTTCGTGGCGCGCCTGTTGGCCATCGTCATGGCCATCGTCGCGTTTGCCCGGCCGCAGTCAGGGCGCACGGCGCAGGAGGTGACCACCGAGGGCGTAGACATCGTCATGGCCCTGGACATCTCCACCAGCATGCTGGCTGAGGACTTTAAGCCGAAGAATCGCGTCGAGGCCGCCAAGGAAGTGGCCGCGCAGTTCATTCGTGGTCGCAAGAGCGACCGCATCGGCCTGGTGGTGTTCGCCGGCAAGAGCTTCACGCAGTGCCCGCTGACTATGGATTACGGTGTGCTGCTGACCTTCATGAGCCAGATCGAGCCGGGCATGATCGAAGATGGCACCGCCATTGGCATGGGGCTGGCGAATGCCGTTAACAGGCTCCGGCAAAGTACCGCCAAGAGCAAGGTCATCATCCTGCTCACGGATGGAAGAAACAATCGCGGCGAGGTCGACCCCATCACCGCGGCACGCATTGCCCGGGCTTTCAAGGTACGCGTCTACACCATCGGCGTCGGTACACGGGGGGAGGCGCTGTACCCGGTACAAGACCCATTTTTCGGCAAGAGATATGTGCGCATGCCGGTGGAAATTGACGAGGACTTGCTCAAGGAGATCGCGAGGATCACCGGCGGCCGATATTTTCGGGCGACCGACACAGCCACCTTGGCCCGCATCTATCAGGAGATCGATGAGTTAGAGAAGACGAAGATCGAAGTCAAGGAGTATACGACCTACAAGGAGCTCTTCGTGCGCTTCTTGGGGGTAGCTTTCGCCGCGCTGATGGTTGAAGTAGTACTGGCGCACACGCGGTTCCGCAAGATCCCATAG
- a CDS encoding outer membrane protein transport protein — translation MMKIDARSRMLLLICFLGGVAGSAGGQTFENTVFQIGEPLCVSARAAGMGGAYQAVAEDHSATYWNPAGLAQIRRMEFFGTLSHMVAKDQASAYGYQTTSEASFTKLGAIGLVIPVPTYRGSLVFAGGYNRVQSFDGQFDFAWQLATPEGAVRQSWNELEGGGLNNWVLSGAVDMSPNLSLGASLNFWTGRDDYQLSFREDDHLNLYTFDVFEKNDNIDTRFSGTNFRLGGLYRVGNILRVAATMSTPLTLTGKEDWGYVDTETFDNGSRDVSQRSGTFEYKVSSPFAFGFGAAATVAWLAVAGEVTYQDWSQVRFKTDPPVAGWTKGEANLAIQRTYRATTQVRLGGELTIPGVGTQVRAGYAILPSPFKGAPATHDREYLTLGVGFLLDKQVKFDLAWVRGKWEQTTGSLSEDLARVDEQVTTTTVFASVGVRF, via the coding sequence ATGATGAAGATAGACGCGCGCAGCAGGATGTTGCTCCTCATCTGCTTCTTAGGCGGCGTTGCCGGGAGCGCAGGCGGGCAGACCTTCGAGAACACCGTGTTCCAAATTGGCGAGCCCTTGTGCGTGAGTGCGCGAGCTGCAGGGATGGGCGGTGCCTACCAGGCGGTGGCGGAAGACCACTCTGCGACCTACTGGAACCCGGCCGGCCTGGCCCAGATCAGACGCATGGAGTTTTTCGGCACCCTCTCCCACATGGTGGCCAAGGACCAGGCCAGCGCCTATGGGTACCAGACGACGTCGGAAGCCAGCTTCACTAAGCTGGGCGCCATAGGCCTGGTTATCCCGGTGCCGACCTACAGGGGCAGCCTGGTGTTTGCCGGCGGCTACAATCGGGTGCAGAGCTTTGACGGCCAGTTCGACTTTGCCTGGCAGCTGGCCACGCCGGAAGGGGCAGTGCGGCAGAGCTGGAACGAGCTCGAGGGTGGCGGCTTGAACAACTGGGTCTTGAGCGGCGCGGTGGACATGTCTCCGAACCTATCGCTCGGCGCCTCACTCAACTTCTGGACCGGGCGGGACGATTACCAGCTCAGTTTCCGCGAGGACGACCACCTGAACCTCTATACGTTCGATGTGTTTGAGAAGAACGACAACATCGACACCCGCTTCAGCGGCACCAATTTCCGGCTTGGCGGCCTGTACCGCGTGGGCAACATCCTGCGGGTGGCTGCCACGATGAGCACTCCGCTCACCCTTACCGGCAAGGAAGACTGGGGCTACGTGGATACCGAGACCTTTGACAACGGCTCGCGCGATGTGTCCCAGCGCTCAGGCACCTTCGAGTACAAGGTTTCCTCGCCGTTTGCCTTCGGTTTTGGGGCAGCTGCCACCGTGGCCTGGCTGGCCGTAGCAGGCGAGGTGACGTATCAGGACTGGTCGCAGGTGCGCTTCAAGACTGACCCGCCAGTGGCGGGCTGGACGAAGGGCGAGGCGAACTTGGCCATCCAGCGGACCTATCGGGCCACCACCCAAGTGCGGCTCGGGGGAGAGCTGACCATCCCCGGGGTTGGCACCCAGGTGCGTGCCGGCTATGCCATCCTGCCCTCCCCCTTCAAGGGGGCCCCTGCTACCCATGACCGAGAGTACCTGACGCTTGGCGTGGGTTTTCTCCTGGACAAGCAGGTCAAGTTTGACCTGGCGTGGGTGCGAGGCAAGTGGGAGCAGACCACCGGTTCGCTCTCTGAAGACCTGGCGCGCGTCGATGAGCAAGTGACCACGACCACAGTGTTTGCGTCCGTCGGGGTTCGGTTCTGA
- a CDS encoding energy transducer TonB — protein sequence MATSTAHEVFKAGYRVRLERAAVIALLLLIFFFQLSPRFEVGRRPVALLPVQVQVEEVPVTRQVGALAPPPRPAVPVPVDDPALPLDETIDLTEISFQAASSSLLGGAPESSASSVTPPRPIAEVFPEYPKAARQKGAQGVVKVSLLVKPDGSVAEAVVVLNTTGSEECALAALRAARATRFVPGEERGVPVATWTTREYGFHF from the coding sequence ATGGCAACTTCCACCGCACATGAGGTCTTCAAAGCCGGGTACCGGGTGCGGCTGGAGCGCGCTGCGGTGATTGCTCTGCTCCTCCTCATCTTTTTTTTTCAGCTCTCGCCGCGGTTCGAAGTCGGAAGAAGGCCAGTTGCTCTGCTGCCCGTCCAGGTGCAGGTGGAAGAGGTGCCGGTGACGCGCCAAGTTGGGGCGCTCGCTCCACCTCCGCGTCCGGCGGTACCGGTGCCTGTGGACGACCCGGCTCTGCCCCTGGACGAAACCATTGACCTAACGGAGATTTCTTTCCAGGCTGCCTCGTCCTCGCTGCTGGGCGGGGCGCCCGAAAGTAGCGCCTCGTCAGTCACACCGCCGCGGCCGATCGCCGAGGTCTTTCCGGAGTACCCGAAGGCTGCCCGGCAGAAAGGGGCCCAGGGGGTGGTCAAAGTCAGCCTCCTGGTGAAGCCTGACGGTTCGGTCGCCGAGGCGGTGGTTGTCCTGAACACGACGGGGAGCGAGGAGTGCGCCCTGGCTGCCCTAAGGGCGGCGCGCGCCACCCGCTTCGTCCCCGGCGAGGAACGTGGCGTGCCGGTGGCAACCTGGACGACCAGGGAGTATGGCTTCCATTTCTGA
- a CDS encoding BatD family protein, which translates to MSKTLSTTVTAWKRCNYSSVAAVLLLLCGLGPLWGADLTVTMSVDAKVVAVNQPFTLIVEYQGANANDAAPPELPDLSAFATYLGSSGTSSSFQFINGRMSVSKSFSFRYLAVKEGQFEIPAVQVNYKGEVFKAQPVTLQVVAGPAPAQQPAPAGRPPEQLGSDSDIEGNLFLKAIVDRRRVYQNQPVVVTFRIYTRVEVTNYAITKLPATSGFWAEELPLPQRPVQGQEVVGGRQFVIADLRKMILFPTSPGKVTIDPMGIECEVREPRSRRPRDFFDSFFDDPFFARVVRKAVYSQPVTVEVLPLPEAGKPADFSGAVGSFHISAGLDKAEVETNEAVTLTVRISGTGNIMMVKEPVVAISSDLEQYKPKVSEEINRGSEAISGAKTFEYVLVPRFPGEHHIKPVRFSFFDPAAGSYRTLTTPELVLRVRKGAREVAAMAGPMTKEEVRLVGQDIRFIKSDIRLYPCGGRPFGAGLFWGVTIFPLVLLAGAVVYRRHLDRLAGDVAYARNRRANRLAMRRLHKAKGLISTKTEKEFYAEVARSLLGYVADKLNTSAAGLISEKAERQLLQRNVPHEQVEALMSCLRECDYRRFAPTTATVEDMRQFYKRARAAIVGLEEAL; encoded by the coding sequence ATGAGCAAGACTCTTTCCACAACCGTCACTGCGTGGAAGCGCTGCAATTACAGCAGCGTGGCCGCTGTGCTCCTGCTCCTTTGCGGCCTTGGCCCGCTATGGGGTGCCGACCTGACGGTCACCATGAGCGTGGACGCCAAGGTGGTGGCGGTCAATCAGCCCTTTACTCTGATCGTTGAGTACCAGGGGGCAAATGCCAACGATGCTGCTCCCCCTGAGCTGCCTGACTTGAGCGCCTTTGCCACTTATCTCGGCTCCAGTGGCACCTCGTCGAGCTTTCAGTTCATTAACGGCCGCATGTCGGTCAGCAAGAGCTTTTCCTTCCGCTACCTTGCGGTCAAGGAGGGGCAGTTCGAGATCCCTGCGGTGCAGGTCAATTACAAGGGGGAGGTTTTCAAGGCACAGCCGGTGACGTTGCAAGTGGTGGCGGGCCCTGCCCCTGCGCAACAGCCGGCCCCCGCAGGCCGCCCGCCGGAACAGTTGGGCAGCGACTCCGACATCGAGGGCAATCTCTTCCTCAAGGCCATTGTCGATCGGCGGCGCGTGTACCAGAACCAACCTGTGGTGGTCACCTTTCGTATCTACACGCGGGTGGAGGTGACCAACTACGCCATCACCAAGTTGCCCGCGACTTCTGGGTTTTGGGCCGAGGAGCTCCCTTTGCCGCAGCGACCGGTGCAGGGTCAGGAGGTGGTGGGTGGTCGCCAGTTCGTGATCGCCGACCTGAGGAAGATGATCCTTTTCCCCACATCTCCTGGCAAGGTGACCATCGATCCTATGGGCATCGAATGCGAGGTGCGGGAGCCGCGCTCGCGCCGGCCCCGGGACTTTTTCGATAGCTTTTTCGATGACCCTTTTTTCGCGCGCGTGGTACGCAAGGCCGTCTACTCGCAGCCGGTGACGGTGGAGGTGCTGCCTCTTCCGGAGGCGGGCAAGCCCGCTGACTTTTCTGGTGCCGTGGGGAGTTTCCACATCTCTGCAGGGCTGGACAAAGCCGAAGTGGAGACCAACGAGGCGGTGACGCTCACGGTGAGGATCAGCGGCACAGGTAACATCATGATGGTCAAGGAACCCGTGGTTGCCATCTCCTCTGACCTGGAGCAGTACAAGCCAAAGGTAAGCGAGGAGATCAACCGCGGCAGCGAGGCGATTTCCGGGGCGAAGACTTTCGAGTACGTGCTGGTGCCCCGTTTCCCCGGCGAGCATCACATCAAGCCGGTACGTTTCTCCTTCTTCGATCCGGCCGCTGGCTCCTACCGCACGCTGACCACGCCGGAGCTGGTGCTGCGGGTGCGCAAGGGGGCCCGCGAAGTGGCGGCCATGGCCGGCCCGATGACCAAGGAGGAAGTGCGCCTGGTGGGCCAGGACATTCGCTTTATCAAGTCGGACATTCGACTCTACCCATGTGGAGGCAGACCTTTCGGCGCGGGCCTCTTCTGGGGTGTGACCATTTTCCCCTTGGTACTGCTGGCAGGTGCCGTGGTCTACCGACGCCACCTTGACCGGTTGGCTGGCGACGTGGCCTACGCGCGCAACAGGCGCGCCAATCGCCTGGCAATGCGCCGTCTGCACAAGGCCAAGGGGTTGATCAGCACCAAGACCGAGAAGGAATTCTACGCCGAGGTTGCACGCAGCCTGCTCGGCTATGTTGCCGACAAGCTCAACACCTCTGCCGCCGGCCTGATCAGCGAGAAAGCCGAACGCCAGCTCCTCCAACGCAATGTGCCACACGAGCAGGTAGAGGCTCTGATGAGCTGCCTGCGGGAGTGCGACTACCGCCGTTTTGCACCCACCACTGCCACTGTGGAGGACATGAGACAGTTCTACAAACGGGCTCGGGCGGCAATCGTCGGTCTGGAAGAGGCCTTGTGA
- a CDS encoding DUF58 domain-containing protein produces the protein MIPKEILKKVKAIEIQTRGLVNDVFSGEYHSVFKGRGMDFSEVRDYQIGDDIRTIDWNVTARMGHPYVKVFEEERELTVVLLVDASSSGNFGSVERMKGEIATEICALLAFSAIRNNDKVGLIIFTDRIEKFVPPKKGKTHVLRVVRELLYHRPQGTGTDIAGALEYLSRVITRRSVVFLVSDFISSGYEKALRVANKKHDLVALTITDPREVSLPDVGFIELEDAESGEVVLVDTSSAEVREMFRQRAFTDAEERARMLRTMNVDHVDIRTDQSYVEPLIRFFRMRAKRFR, from the coding sequence ATGATCCCCAAGGAGATTTTGAAAAAAGTCAAGGCCATCGAGATACAGACCCGTGGCCTTGTCAACGACGTCTTCTCCGGCGAGTACCACTCGGTATTTAAGGGCCGGGGCATGGACTTTTCAGAGGTGCGGGACTACCAGATCGGTGACGATATTCGCACCATCGATTGGAACGTCACTGCCCGCATGGGCCACCCGTATGTCAAGGTCTTCGAAGAAGAGCGCGAGCTCACGGTGGTGCTGCTGGTGGACGCCAGCTCCTCCGGCAACTTTGGCAGTGTGGAGCGCATGAAGGGCGAGATCGCCACCGAAATCTGCGCTCTCCTGGCGTTTTCCGCGATTCGCAACAACGACAAAGTCGGGCTCATCATCTTCACCGACCGCATCGAAAAGTTCGTGCCGCCGAAGAAGGGCAAGACGCACGTACTGCGTGTGGTGCGCGAATTGCTCTACCACCGCCCACAGGGGACGGGCACGGATATCGCCGGCGCGCTGGAGTACCTCAGCCGCGTGATTACTCGGCGCAGCGTGGTGTTTCTCGTGTCGGATTTCATCAGCAGCGGCTATGAGAAGGCCCTGCGCGTGGCCAACAAGAAACACGACCTGGTGGCGTTGACCATCACCGACCCGCGCGAGGTGTCGTTGCCCGACGTCGGTTTCATCGAGCTGGAGGACGCCGAAAGTGGTGAGGTCGTGCTGGTGGATACCTCCAGCGCCGAGGTGCGCGAGATGTTCCGGCAGCGGGCATTCACCGATGCGGAGGAGCGGGCGCGCATGTTGCGCACCATGAACGTCGACCACGTCGACATTCGCACTGACCAGTCATACGTCGAGCCTCTTATTCGCTTTTTCCGCATGCGCGCCAAGCGTTTCCGTTGA
- a CDS encoding tetratricopeptide repeat protein has translation MRKYWLIAFLVVCLPVALVLAQGRSAAESVVREGNSLYERGDYQGAVAKYQQALASGFESGALYFNLGNAYYRLGDIGRAILNYERARRLLPEDEEVRFNLELANLKTVDHIVVPPKFILFRFVESFKDWLAFGTLFRVVMGLYLIVVALVIGLVLDRPGRVHRPLRAGLWLFGFLLVLFAVTLAARLHEATRLAEAVVLEEKVAALSGPGEEAAEQFFLHAGAKVRIEEVSGSWCRIRLPDGKVGWLPAAAMERI, from the coding sequence ATGCGTAAGTACTGGTTGATAGCCTTTCTTGTCGTGTGCTTGCCTGTCGCGCTCGTGCTTGCCCAAGGGCGTAGTGCAGCCGAGAGCGTGGTTCGCGAAGGAAATTCGCTGTACGAACGGGGAGACTACCAGGGCGCGGTGGCCAAGTACCAGCAGGCGTTAGCTTCAGGTTTCGAAAGCGGGGCCCTTTACTTCAACCTGGGGAACGCCTACTACCGCCTGGGCGATATCGGCAGGGCGATTCTCAACTACGAAAGGGCCAGGCGGCTCCTGCCTGAGGACGAGGAGGTGCGATTCAACCTGGAGTTGGCTAACCTCAAGACGGTTGACCACATCGTGGTGCCTCCCAAGTTCATACTCTTCCGCTTCGTGGAAAGCTTCAAGGACTGGCTGGCTTTTGGTACGCTTTTTCGAGTGGTGATGGGACTCTATCTCATTGTGGTCGCCTTGGTCATAGGCCTGGTCTTGGACAGGCCGGGCAGGGTCCATCGCCCGCTCAGGGCCGGACTTTGGCTCTTTGGCTTCCTGCTTGTCCTCTTTGCCGTCACATTGGCCGCACGCCTTCACGAAGCGACCCGCTTGGCAGAGGCCGTCGTCTTGGAGGAGAAGGTCGCGGCCCTCAGTGGACCCGGCGAGGAGGCTGCAGAACAGTTTTTCCTCCATGCCGGCGCCAAGGTGCGCATCGAGGAAGTGAGCGGCTCCTGGTGCCGGATTCGCCTGCCTGATGGCAAGGTGGGCTGGCTCCCTGCAGCTGCCATGGAGCGCATCTGA
- a CDS encoding tetratricopeptide repeat protein, with protein MLNRLTTIVLVLMLPAIACAQAGRKRVLEGNRLYAQEKYEAAADKYRDALNQDPLSPVIHFNLGNTSYKRQNYEEALKEYDQSLNSPEVATQAKAYYNVGNTLFQMGKLPESILAYQKALQLDPDDVDAKYNLEYVRALLKNNAQKQPAGQQQQQQQQPEQQQQAQQQAGDQGEQEQQRQEQEQSGQEKEQEQARQQKDQQEMSKEDAARILDALNQSEKDAQESRKVASQGSRRVLKDW; from the coding sequence ATGCTGAATCGGTTGACGACAATTGTGCTTGTCCTCATGCTCCCTGCCATCGCGTGTGCCCAGGCGGGGCGCAAACGGGTGTTGGAAGGCAATCGCCTCTATGCCCAGGAGAAGTATGAGGCAGCTGCCGACAAGTATCGGGATGCCCTCAACCAGGACCCGCTTTCGCCCGTGATTCACTTCAACCTTGGCAACACTAGCTACAAGCGCCAGAACTACGAGGAGGCGCTCAAAGAGTACGACCAGTCCTTGAACAGTCCGGAAGTCGCCACGCAGGCAAAGGCCTACTACAACGTGGGCAACACCCTATTTCAAATGGGGAAGCTGCCGGAAAGCATCCTTGCCTACCAGAAGGCCCTGCAACTGGACCCTGACGATGTGGACGCCAAGTATAACCTCGAGTATGTGCGCGCCCTCCTGAAGAACAACGCCCAGAAGCAGCCAGCCGGTCAGCAGCAACAGCAACAGCAGCAACCAGAACAGCAGCAACAGGCGCAGCAGCAGGCGGGCGACCAAGGTGAGCAAGAGCAGCAGCGCCAGGAACAGGAGCAATCCGGCCAGGAAAAAGAACAGGAGCAGGCCAGGCAGCAGAAGGACCAGCAGGAGATGTCCAAGGAGGATGCGGCGCGCATCCTCGATGCGCTCAATCAGAGCGAAAAGGACGCCCAGGAGAGCCGCAAGGTAGCATCCCAGGGCAGTAGGCGTGTGCTGAAGGACTGGTAG
- a CDS encoding BatD family protein — translation MISLGHKVRKLLAAGVVAGAALLAPAQAAITVESKVDRATIYIGDRIVYTVAVKRTADVVVEMPSLGANLGMFEIRDYAVQEPSKQGDLITEQTEYVISTFETGDFEIPPLTIRYYTSADTTRRELCTEPIKITVLSLNPDQAGDIRDIKPPLEIPRDWRRLLRHVGIGALALLLLAAAVLAFIRYRKGKGLLPRREKPPRPAHEVALEELDALVGSGLLERGETKQFYSALSEIVRRYIEGRFYVAALEMTTGEVLQAMAEAAVGSAERELLRELLELSDLVKFAKYLPSVQENERAVQLAYDFVQRTKLVVAEVAAEAEAMANQEVELVGAAAGPEAEAQRDQEGG, via the coding sequence ATGATTTCTCTCGGGCATAAAGTGCGGAAGCTATTGGCCGCCGGCGTGGTGGCTGGTGCGGCTCTTCTGGCGCCGGCGCAGGCGGCCATCACGGTGGAGTCGAAGGTCGACCGCGCCACCATCTACATCGGCGACCGCATCGTGTACACGGTGGCTGTGAAGCGGACTGCCGACGTGGTGGTGGAAATGCCGAGCCTGGGTGCAAACTTGGGCATGTTCGAAATCCGCGACTATGCCGTGCAAGAGCCCAGCAAGCAAGGGGACCTCATCACCGAGCAGACGGAGTATGTGATTTCCACGTTTGAGACTGGCGACTTCGAGATACCGCCGCTCACCATTCGCTACTACACGAGCGCGGACACCACCAGGCGGGAACTGTGCACCGAGCCGATAAAGATTACCGTGCTGAGCCTGAATCCTGACCAAGCCGGGGACATACGCGACATCAAACCGCCGCTGGAGATACCGCGAGACTGGCGCAGGCTCCTCCGCCATGTGGGGATCGGGGCGCTGGCTCTGCTTCTGCTGGCGGCGGCAGTGTTGGCCTTCATTCGCTACCGGAAAGGCAAAGGACTGCTCCCCAGGAGAGAAAAGCCCCCGCGACCTGCCCACGAGGTTGCTCTGGAGGAGCTTGATGCGCTTGTCGGGTCTGGCCTGTTGGAAAGAGGTGAGACGAAGCAGTTCTACAGCGCCCTTTCCGAGATCGTGCGACGCTACATCGAGGGGCGGTTCTATGTTGCAGCTCTGGAGATGACCACCGGCGAGGTGCTGCAGGCGATGGCGGAAGCCGCCGTGGGCAGCGCGGAGCGCGAGCTCCTGCGCGAATTGCTCGAGTTGAGCGACCTGGTGAAATTTGCCAAGTATCTCCCCAGTGTTCAGGAGAACGAGCGCGCCGTGCAGTTGGCTTACGACTTTGTGCAGCGCACGAAGTTAGTCGTGGCCGAGGTGGCCGCAGAGGCCGAAGCCATGGCCAACCAGGAAGTGGAGTTAGTTGGCGCGGCGGCAGGCCCGGAAGCAGAGGCGCAGCGGGACCAGGAGGGCGGGTAG
- a CDS encoding VWA domain-containing protein, which produces MLRFANEHLLYLLLLVPLLVAFYALAFRWKRRAMERFGHLPLLQKLAANTSRRRQVLKAALLVLAVSLMILALARPQIGTKLEEVKRSGVDIVVALDVSLSMQAEDVKPNRLAKAKREIQQFIDRLQGDRIGLVAFAGEAFLQCPLTLDYAGAEMFLDIMDPSLIPTPGTAIGEAIAVAMRAFEQKERKHKVLVLVTDGEDHGSNPVEVAKQAAREGIVIYTIGIGSVEGVPIPVYDQRGQLVDYKKDRSGQRVTSKLDEITLQKIAQETGGAYYRATGGAMELDKIYERIAGMEKKELASLRFSQFEDRFQYILFVVLLLLIVEPLIPERRTLRREWHGRFE; this is translated from the coding sequence ATGCTGCGGTTTGCCAACGAACACTTGCTGTACCTGTTGCTGCTGGTCCCCCTGCTGGTGGCTTTCTACGCGCTGGCCTTTCGCTGGAAGCGCCGAGCGATGGAGCGGTTTGGGCATCTGCCCTTGCTGCAGAAGCTTGCGGCCAACACCAGCAGGCGGCGCCAGGTATTGAAAGCGGCGTTGCTCGTGCTTGCCGTCAGCCTGATGATTTTGGCGCTGGCCCGCCCGCAGATCGGCACCAAGCTTGAGGAAGTCAAACGCAGCGGCGTCGACATCGTTGTCGCGCTCGACGTGTCGCTCTCCATGCAGGCCGAGGATGTAAAGCCTAACCGGCTCGCCAAGGCAAAGAGGGAGATCCAGCAGTTTATTGATCGCTTGCAAGGTGATAGGATCGGCTTGGTCGCCTTTGCCGGTGAGGCATTCCTGCAGTGCCCGCTGACCCTGGATTACGCGGGGGCAGAGATGTTTCTGGACATCATGGATCCCAGCCTCATCCCGACGCCGGGCACCGCCATCGGCGAGGCCATCGCCGTGGCGATGCGAGCCTTCGAGCAGAAAGAACGCAAGCACAAGGTGCTGGTGCTGGTCACCGATGGCGAGGACCACGGCTCCAACCCTGTGGAAGTGGCCAAGCAGGCCGCCCGCGAGGGAATTGTCATTTACACCATTGGCATCGGCTCGGTGGAAGGGGTGCCCATCCCCGTGTATGACCAGCGCGGCCAGCTGGTGGACTACAAGAAGGACAGAAGTGGGCAACGCGTCACTAGCAAACTGGATGAGATCACCCTACAGAAGATCGCCCAGGAGACAGGTGGTGCCTACTACCGCGCCACGGGTGGCGCCATGGAGCTCGACAAAATCTACGAGCGGATTGCCGGCATGGAGAAGAAAGAACTGGCCTCCTTGCGCTTTTCCCAGTTCGAAGACCGCTTTCAGTACATCCTCTTCGTCGTGTTGCTGCTGCTGATTGTGGAACCGCTCATCCCGGAACGACGTACACTTAGGCGAGAATGGCACGGGCGCTTTGAATAG
- a CDS encoding AAA family ATPase: MHVDIEAIHRKIQQESKFVEDITAEIGKVIVGQKYMIERLLIGLLSNGHVLLEGVPGLAKTMAVKTLSASINTKFQRIQFTPDLLPADLIGTLIYDQRTGKFNTKKGPIFANLLLADEINRSPAKVQSALLEAMQERQVTIGEQTFKLDDPFLVLATQNPIEQEGTYPLPEAQVDRFMLKLSIGYPDKNEELEIMRRMTKDEVPQASAVVSPEDIIKARAVVREVYIDEKVERYIIDIVFASRTPKEYGLDELEDLIAYGASPRASIYLSLAAKAHAFLRHRGYVTPEDVRSIGMDVLRHRIILTYEAEAEEVTTEDVVRKILNKIEVP, translated from the coding sequence ATGCACGTCGACATCGAAGCGATACATCGCAAGATCCAGCAGGAGAGCAAGTTTGTTGAAGACATTACGGCCGAGATCGGCAAGGTCATCGTCGGCCAGAAATACATGATCGAGAGGCTCCTCATTGGGCTGCTGTCCAACGGCCATGTGCTTCTGGAGGGCGTGCCGGGCTTGGCCAAGACCATGGCGGTGAAGACCCTTTCGGCCAGCATCAACACCAAATTCCAGCGCATCCAATTCACACCTGACCTGTTGCCTGCCGACCTGATTGGCACGTTGATCTACGATCAGCGGACCGGCAAGTTCAACACCAAGAAGGGCCCCATCTTCGCCAACTTGCTGCTTGCCGACGAAATCAACCGCTCGCCTGCCAAGGTGCAGTCGGCTCTCTTGGAGGCGATGCAGGAGCGACAGGTCACGATCGGCGAACAGACCTTCAAGCTGGACGACCCGTTTTTAGTGCTGGCCACGCAGAACCCCATCGAGCAGGAGGGTACCTACCCGCTGCCTGAGGCGCAGGTGGATCGCTTCATGCTGAAGCTCTCCATCGGCTACCCTGACAAGAACGAAGAGCTGGAGATCATGCGCCGCATGACCAAGGACGAAGTGCCACAGGCAAGCGCGGTCGTCTCGCCAGAGGATATCATCAAGGCGCGTGCCGTAGTGCGGGAAGTGTACATCGACGAGAAAGTGGAGCGCTACATCATCGACATCGTCTTTGCCAGCCGCACCCCCAAAGAGTACGGCTTGGACGAGCTGGAGGACCTCATTGCCTACGGCGCTTCGCCGCGTGCTTCCATCTACCTGTCGCTTGCGGCGAAAGCCCATGCTTTCCTGCGCCATCGCGGCTACGTGACGCCGGAGGACGTGCGCAGCATCGGCATGGATGTTTTGCGTCATCGCATCATCCTCACCTACGAGGCCGAAGCCGAGGAGGTCACCACCGAAGATGTGGTGCGCAAGATCCTCAACAAGATCGAAGTGCCGTGA